A section of the Lepus europaeus isolate LE1 chromosome 19, mLepTim1.pri, whole genome shotgun sequence genome encodes:
- the LOC133748640 gene encoding vomeronasal type-1 receptor 4-like, with protein MGIIFVSQTGVGVLGNILLLLCYGFISCTGRGIKHMDLILHNLLVANCLVLLSRGIPQSMAALGLKYFMGDFACKLVFYVHRVARGASLSATSLLSGFQAITISLSSPQWMELKVKALKSVRLSIILCWPLHLLVNSMVPRNITAMSKSNNLTEKFDLGFCSGIIIVRNISLLYSMMFSFIDILHLVLMIWASGCMLIILYRHKQKVLHIHSKSLSPKCSPESRATHSILMLVSTFFCFYALSSFFTFYMSLFDKPSWWLVNSSALMGSSFPCVSPFVLISRDPRVSRLWCTRGTKINDFRK; from the coding sequence ATGGGAATCATCTTTGTCTCTCAGACAGGAGTCGGAGTCCTAGGAAACATCCTGctccttctctgctatggcttcatTTCCTGCACTGGACGAGGGATAAAGCACATGGATTTGATTCTCCATAACCTACTTGTAGCCAACTGCTTGGTTCTTCTCTCAAGAGGCATTCCTCAGTCCATGGCAGCTTTGGGGCTAAAATATTTCATGGGTGATTTTGCATGCAAACTAGTTTTCTATGTTCATAGAGTGGCCAGAGGGGCATCTCTGAGTGCTACTTCTCTCTTGAGTGGCTTCCAGGCCATCACAATCAGCCTTAGCAGCCCCCAGTGGATGGAGCTCAAGGTCAAAGCCCTCAAATCTGTTCGACTTTCCATCATCCTCTGCTGGCCCCTTCACCTGTTGGTAAATAGTATGGTACCTAGGAATATTACAGCGATGAGCAAGAGCAACAACCTCACAGAGAAATTTGATTTAGGGTTCTGCTCTGGCATAATTATTGTCAGAAATATATCCTTATTGTATTCCATGATGTTTTCCTTCATTGACATCTTGCATTTGGTGTTAATGATTTGGGCCAGTGGCTGCATGTTGATCATTTTATACAGACATAAGCAGAAGGTCCTGCACATTCACAGCAAAAGCCTCTCTCCCAAATGCTCCCCAGAGTCGAGAGCCACCCACAGCATCCTGATGCTAGTGagcacatttttctgtttctatgcaCTGTCTTCCTTCTTTACTTTCTATATGTCCCTCTTTGATAAACCCAGCTGGTGGCTGGTGAATAGCTCTGCCCTTATGGGTTCATCTTTCCCCTGTGTTAGCCCCTTTGTGCTCATCAGCAGAGACCCCCGTGTCTCTAGGCTGTGGTGTACCAGAGGCACAAAGATCAATGATTTTCGTAAATGA